Proteins encoded together in one Streptomyces sp. NBC_01216 window:
- a CDS encoding aminodeoxychorismate/anthranilate synthase component II, whose translation MSARILVVDNYDSFVFNLVQYLYQLGAECEVLRNDEVELGHAQDGFDGVLLSPGPGAPEQAGVCIDMVRHCAATGVPVFGVCLGMQSMAVAYGGVVDRAPELLHGKTSLVTHGGQGVFAGLPSPFTATRYHSLAAEPAALPDELEVTARTEDGIIMGLRHRDLAVEGVQFHPESVLTEHGHLMLANWLEQCGDQGAVGRSAGLAPVVGKAAA comes from the coding sequence GTGAGCGCGCGGATTCTCGTCGTCGACAACTACGACAGCTTCGTCTTCAATCTCGTCCAGTACCTCTACCAGCTCGGTGCCGAGTGCGAGGTGCTGCGCAACGACGAGGTCGAACTGGGCCACGCCCAGGACGGCTTCGACGGCGTCCTGCTCTCGCCCGGCCCCGGCGCACCCGAACAGGCCGGGGTCTGCATCGACATGGTGCGCCACTGCGCCGCCACCGGCGTCCCCGTCTTCGGCGTCTGCCTCGGCATGCAGTCCATGGCCGTCGCCTACGGCGGCGTCGTCGACCGAGCCCCCGAGCTGCTGCACGGCAAGACCTCGCTCGTCACCCACGGCGGCCAGGGCGTCTTCGCCGGACTGCCGTCACCGTTCACCGCGACCCGCTACCACTCGCTGGCCGCCGAGCCGGCGGCGCTGCCGGACGAGCTGGAGGTCACCGCTCGCACCGAGGACGGGATCATCATGGGCCTGCGCCACCGTGACCTGGCCGTCGAGGGCGTGCAGTTCCACCCCGAGTCGGTGCTCACCGAGCACGGGCACCTGATGCTCGCCAACTGGTTGGAGCAGTGTGGCGATCAGGGGGCGGTCGGGCGGTCGGCGGGCCTCGCGCCGGTGGTGGGCAAGGCCGCCGCGTGA
- a CDS encoding class E sortase → MAAPAPGAPYTPPTGYEAVSRPDHTTGRPGTGYEPAAQEATGYAGTGYGTASQDASSHAADAYGPERAHGHVSAYDGAGAMVSPEAAYEPTAAPQAPYEPPYDETVALRSVESAPLPVPGPGRAERRRAAKGRGRRAGQPPAAVAPTAPLSRVEARRAARARKESVGVVASRVIGEMFITFGVVMLLFVTYQLWWTNVRAGQQSDQAKQQIEDDWSRGRDGDAPGAFEPGQGFAIMYIPKLDVVVPIAEGISKPKVLDRGMVGHYAAGTLKTAMPSDKEGNFAVAGHRNTHGEPFRYINRLQPGDPIVVETRDAYYTYEMASILPQTSPSNVSVIRPVPEGSGFKEPGRYITLTTCTPEFTSTYRMIVWGKMVEERPRSKGKPAALVG, encoded by the coding sequence ATGGCCGCCCCGGCGCCCGGAGCGCCCTACACGCCGCCGACCGGGTACGAGGCCGTCTCCCGGCCGGACCACACGACCGGCCGGCCGGGCACCGGGTACGAGCCCGCCGCCCAGGAGGCCACCGGGTACGCGGGCACCGGCTACGGCACGGCCTCCCAGGACGCCTCCTCCCACGCCGCCGACGCCTACGGGCCCGAGCGGGCCCACGGGCACGTCTCCGCGTACGACGGGGCCGGGGCCATGGTGTCCCCCGAGGCCGCGTACGAGCCGACAGCGGCCCCACAGGCGCCCTACGAGCCGCCGTACGACGAGACGGTGGCACTCCGGTCCGTGGAGAGTGCGCCGCTACCCGTCCCGGGCCCTGGCAGGGCCGAGCGGCGCCGGGCCGCCAAAGGGCGCGGCCGTCGTGCCGGGCAGCCGCCGGCCGCCGTGGCTCCGACGGCTCCCCTCTCGCGCGTCGAGGCCCGGCGGGCCGCCCGGGCCCGCAAGGAGAGCGTCGGCGTCGTCGCCAGCCGGGTCATCGGCGAAATGTTCATCACCTTCGGCGTCGTCATGCTGCTGTTCGTCACCTACCAGCTGTGGTGGACGAACGTCCGGGCCGGACAGCAGTCCGACCAGGCCAAGCAGCAGATCGAGGACGACTGGTCCCGGGGGCGCGACGGCGACGCCCCGGGCGCCTTCGAGCCCGGCCAGGGCTTCGCCATCATGTACATCCCCAAGCTGGACGTGGTCGTCCCCATCGCCGAGGGCATCAGCAAGCCCAAGGTGTTGGACCGGGGCATGGTCGGCCACTACGCCGCGGGCACTCTGAAGACGGCGATGCCCTCCGACAAGGAGGGCAACTTCGCCGTGGCCGGGCACCGCAACACGCACGGGGAACCGTTCCGCTACATCAACCGGCTCCAGCCCGGTGACCCGATCGTGGTCGAGACCCGCGACGCCTACTACACGTACGAGATGGCGAGCATCCTTCCGCAGACCTCCCCGTCGAACGTCTCCGTGATCCGTCCGGTGCCGGAGGGCTCGGGCTTCAAGGAGCCCGGCCGCTACATCACCCTCACCACCTGCACTCCGGAGTTCACCAGCACCTACCGCATGATCGTCTGGGGGAAGATGGTGGAGGAGCGCCCACGCAGCAAGGGGAAGCCCGCTGCCCTCGTAGGCTGA